One stretch of Strix uralensis isolate ZFMK-TIS-50842 chromosome 17, bStrUra1, whole genome shotgun sequence DNA includes these proteins:
- the SERPIND1 gene encoding heparin cofactor 2 — MKFLFHLLALALTITSTFCGVKDFTEHFESLKDAQPHENGTYDMPNLPPEFHRENTITNDLIPEEEEEEDYLDLDKILGEDDYSDIIDAGPYMVSEIQQGNILELFQGKTRIQRLNILNANFGFDLYRSVADKANSSENILMAPVGISTAMAMISLGLKDQTQQEVLSVLGFQDFINASTKYELMTVHNLFRKLTHRLFRRNFGYTLRSVNDLYIQKDFSILNDFRNNMKTYYFADAQPADFSDPTFITKTNERILKLTKGLIKEALVNVNPTTLMMILNCLYFKGTWENKFPVEMTMKKSFRLNEKQTVKVPMMQTKGNFLAAADPELDCGVIQLPFVGNISMLIVLPHKLSGMKALEKQITPHVVEKWQKSMTNRTREVVLPKFKLEKSYNLIDYLRSMGIEELFNENGDYSGISDEKVTIDRFNHQGTITVNEEGTEAGAITNVGFMPLSTQIRFIVDRPFLFLIYEHRTSCLLFMGRVANPAKS, encoded by the exons ATGAAGTTCCTATTTCATTTGCTTGCCCTTGCTCTCACCATAACCTCCACATTTTGTGGAGTCAAGGACTTCACTGAGCATTTTGAAAGCCTTAAAGATGCACAGCCACATGAAAATGGGACCTATGATATGCCAAACTTACCACCGGAGTTCCACAGAGAAAACACTATCACTAATGACTTGATtcctgaagaggaggaagaagaggactATCTAGATCTCGACAAGATACTGGGTGAAGATGACTACAGTGACATTATTGATGCTGGCCCATACATGGtttctgaaattcagcaaggaaATATTCTTGAACTATTCCAAGGCAAAACCAGAATCCAGCGCCTCAATATCCTCAATGCAAACTTTGGCTTCGACCTTTACCGCAGCGTGGCAGACAAAGCCAACTCTTCAGAGAATATTCTCATGGCTCCTGTTGGCATTTCCACTGCAATGGCTATGATTTCTCTGGGTCTGAAGGATCAAACTCAACAGGAAGTATTATCTGTTCTTGGCTTTCAAGACTTCATTAACGCCAGCACCAAATATGAGCTCATGACTGTTCATAATCTCTTCCGCAAACTCACTCATCGGTTATTCAGGCGCAATTTTGGTTATACCCTGAGGTCTGTCAATGATCTTTACATTCAGAAGGACTTTTCTATTCTGAATGATTTCAGAAACAACATGAAAACATACTACTTTGCTGATGCCCAACCAGCTGATTTTTCAGATCCCACTTTCATAACTAAAACCAACGAACGCATCTTGAAGCTGACCAAAGGATTAATAAAGGAAGCTCTTGTGAATGTAAACCCTACAACGCTGATGATGATTCTCAACTGTCTTTACTTTAAAG GAACTTGGGAGAATAAGTTTCCAGTGGAAATGACAATGAAGAAAAGTTTCCGACTCAATGAGAAGCAAACAGTAAAGGTTCCTATGATGCAGACTAAAGGGAACTTCCTCGCTGCTGCAGACCCTGAGCTAGATTGTGGTGTGATCCAGCTCCCGTTCGTGGGGAACATCAGTATGCTGATTGTACTTCCACACAAACTCTCCGGCATGAAAGCCCTAGAGAAGCAGATAACACCTCATGTGGTGGAAAAATGGCAGAAGAGCATGACAAACAG aaCAAGAGAAGTGGTTCTGCCTAAATTTAAGCTGGAGAAGAGTTATAACTTGATTGATTATCTGAGATCCATGGGAATAGAAGAACTGTTCAATGAAAACGGCGATTACTCTGGTATATCAGATGAGAAAGTCACCATCGACAGG tTCAATCATCAAGGCACAATAACTGTGAACGAGGAAGGCACTGAGGCTGGAGCAATAACCAACGTCGGGTTCATGCCTCTTTCTACTCAGATTCGCTTTATTGTCGACCGCCCCTTTTTGTTTCTGATCTATGAACATCGTACCAGCTGCCTTCTGTTCATGGGTAGAGTTGCCAACCCAGCCAAGTCTTAA